One window of the Pyrinomonadaceae bacterium genome contains the following:
- a CDS encoding RluA family pseudouridine synthase — protein MNSEPESSFIFSVPETDVGARLDAFLASRIEGWSRARLQRLIEDGDVLVNGRAAKASYKLRANDEIEAELTALPTTSFLPEDIPIDVVYEDDDLIVLNKPAGIVVHPGAGAKTGTLANALAFHFQNLSTAGGVARPGIVHRLDKDTSGLLVAAKTEPAHENLGEQFRVREVFKSYVALVHGQLKSDRGEIDEPIARDPRHRTRMAIVRGGRSALSIYRARERFNRFTLIDVELKTGRTHQIRVHLAWIKHPVVGDETYGSGRDNTVADPVLRSQIGKLDRQFLHAEKLGFTHPKSGQRLKFTSPIPTELEKLLNAIRAA, from the coding sequence TTGAACTCTGAACCTGAGTCCTCCTTCATCTTCAGCGTCCCCGAAACAGACGTGGGAGCGCGACTTGATGCGTTCCTCGCCTCGCGCATCGAAGGCTGGAGCCGCGCACGTCTTCAGCGCTTGATTGAAGACGGTGACGTGCTGGTCAACGGGCGCGCCGCAAAAGCTTCTTACAAACTCCGAGCCAATGACGAAATAGAAGCGGAACTGACGGCGCTGCCCACGACGTCGTTCCTCCCCGAAGACATTCCCATCGACGTCGTTTACGAAGACGATGATTTGATCGTCCTCAACAAACCGGCCGGTATAGTTGTGCACCCGGGCGCCGGAGCTAAGACCGGGACGTTAGCTAACGCGCTGGCTTTTCATTTTCAAAACCTCTCAACGGCCGGCGGTGTCGCACGCCCGGGAATCGTTCATCGGCTCGACAAAGACACTTCGGGTTTGCTGGTTGCGGCGAAGACGGAACCGGCGCATGAAAATTTGGGTGAGCAGTTCCGGGTGCGCGAGGTCTTCAAGTCTTACGTTGCGCTGGTGCATGGACAGTTGAAAAGTGATCGAGGCGAGATCGACGAACCAATCGCGCGCGACCCGCGTCACCGCACCCGCATGGCGATTGTGCGAGGGGGCCGTTCCGCACTTTCGATTTATCGCGCGCGTGAACGATTCAACCGGTTTACGCTAATCGATGTTGAATTAAAGACCGGCCGGACTCACCAGATTCGCGTGCACCTCGCGTGGATCAAACACCCGGTGGTCGGCGACGAAACTTATGGCAGCGGCCGCGACAATACGGTCGCCGATCCGGTACTTCGCAGCCAGATCGGCAAGCTCGACCGCCAGTTTCTTCATGCGGAGAAGCTTGGGTTTACCCACCCAAAGTCCGGCCAGCGGTTGAAATTCACTTCGCCGATTCCCACCGAGTTAGAGAAACTTCTCAACGCAATCCGGGCCGCGTAG
- a CDS encoding peptidoglycan-binding domain-containing protein, with amino-acid sequence MKKLPSLILLVVLLCAVTAVAQNTNSGTTSNTSTANANKPKRGPVFRASADQIKQAQALLKQRNFYAGEETGKLSPETRAGLKLYQAAEGLKATGTLNKVTLVKMGITLTDKQKAM; translated from the coding sequence ATGAAGAAACTCCCGTCACTAATTCTCTTAGTCGTCTTGTTGTGTGCGGTGACTGCGGTTGCCCAAAACACAAATTCCGGCACCACATCGAACACTTCGACCGCCAATGCCAATAAGCCGAAGCGCGGCCCCGTTTTTCGCGCCAGTGCCGACCAGATCAAGCAGGCGCAGGCGCTTCTTAAGCAGCGTAATTTTTATGCGGGCGAGGAAACAGGAAAGCTCAGTCCTGAGACTCGGGCTGGCCTCAAGCTGTATCAGGCGGCCGAAGGATTGAAGGCCACTGGGACGCTAAACAAGGTCACCCTCGTGAAGATGGGGATCACCCTGACCGACAAACAAAAAGCAATGTAA